The following proteins are co-located in the Haloarcula marismortui ATCC 43049 genome:
- the dapA gene encoding 4-hydroxy-tetrahydrodipicolinate synthase codes for MTAIDFHGVFPAMCTPFHQDGSIDFETLRDDAQRLESAGVDGLVPVGSTGESATLSHDEHIEVVEAVIDAVDDVPVIAGSGSNNTKEALELSRRSAEAGADALLLISPYYNKPEQQGFIDHYTTLADAVDLPQIVYNVPSRTGQNIEPDTAAELASHPNIRAYKAASGDMNQISEIIERTRDEDFAVLSGDDGMTLPMLSVGGTGCISVSANIEPERTCAMVGAALSGDFERAQAIHHELGPLFRAMFVETNPIPVKEAMRIRGYGPAHLRSPLTRLSDEHLDHLRDVLATLETEDLEDEYAEAER; via the coding sequence ATGACAGCGATTGACTTCCACGGCGTGTTCCCAGCGATGTGCACGCCATTCCATCAAGACGGCAGTATTGACTTCGAAACACTCAGAGACGACGCCCAGCGGCTCGAATCCGCCGGCGTGGACGGACTCGTGCCTGTCGGCTCGACCGGCGAATCGGCGACGCTCTCCCACGACGAACACATCGAGGTTGTCGAGGCGGTCATCGACGCCGTCGACGACGTGCCAGTCATCGCCGGCTCAGGGTCGAACAACACCAAGGAAGCACTGGAGCTATCGCGGCGCTCCGCCGAGGCCGGCGCTGATGCCCTGTTGCTCATCTCGCCGTACTACAACAAGCCCGAACAGCAGGGGTTTATCGACCACTACACGACCCTAGCCGACGCTGTCGACCTGCCACAGATCGTCTACAACGTCCCCTCGCGGACGGGCCAGAACATCGAGCCGGACACGGCGGCCGAACTCGCGTCGCACCCGAACATCCGCGCATACAAGGCTGCGAGCGGCGACATGAACCAGATTTCCGAGATCATCGAGCGCACACGAGACGAGGACTTCGCGGTGCTGTCCGGTGACGACGGGATGACGCTACCGATGCTGTCAGTCGGTGGAACTGGTTGTATCTCTGTCTCGGCCAACATCGAACCGGAGCGCACCTGCGCCATGGTCGGGGCGGCGCTGTCTGGCGACTTCGAGCGAGCGCAAGCGATTCATCACGAACTCGGGCCGCTGTTCCGCGCGATGTTCGTCGAGACCAACCCCATTCCGGTCAAGGAGGCGATGCGAATCCGGGGCTACGGCCCAGCACACCTCCGCTCGCCACTGACCCGCCTGTCCGACGAACACCTCGACCACCTGCGTGACGTGCTCGCCACGCTCGAAACCGAAGACCTCGAAGATGAGTACGCGGAGGCCGAGCGATGA
- a CDS encoding NYN domain-containing protein produces MTVSQPGQRVAVLADAQNLYHTARSLYSRNIDYEALLEEAVDGRELTRAIAYVIRADSPEEESFFEALVDIGFETRIKDIKTFQDGSKKADWDVGMSLDAVSLANHVDTVVLCTGDGDFARVCRYLRHEGCRVEAMGFEESSSEDLKAAVDGFIDMSDDSDRFLL; encoded by the coding sequence ATGACAGTTTCCCAGCCGGGACAGCGCGTGGCCGTACTGGCCGACGCGCAAAACCTCTATCACACTGCCCGGAGTCTTTACTCGCGGAACATCGACTACGAGGCACTACTGGAAGAGGCCGTTGACGGCCGCGAACTGACCCGTGCTATCGCCTACGTCATCCGAGCGGACTCGCCCGAAGAAGAGTCGTTTTTCGAAGCGCTCGTCGACATTGGCTTCGAGACACGCATCAAGGACATCAAGACGTTTCAGGACGGGTCGAAGAAAGCCGACTGGGATGTCGGGATGAGCCTCGACGCCGTCTCGCTGGCGAATCACGTCGATACAGTAGTGCTCTGTACCGGCGACGGGGATTTCGCTCGCGTGTGTCGATATCTCCGCCACGAGGGCTGTCGCGTCGAAGCGATGGGATTCGAGGAGTCGTCCTCCGAAGACCTCAAAGCGGCCGTTGATGGATTTATCGACATGAGCGACGACTCCGACCGGTTCCTGCTGTAG